From Corvus moneduloides isolate bCorMon1 chromosome 2, bCorMon1.pri, whole genome shotgun sequence, one genomic window encodes:
- the RFC3 gene encoding replication factor C subunit 3, which translates to MSLWADKHRPGALARLDFHREQAARLRNLVQCGDFPHLLVYGPSGAGKKTRIMCLLRELYGAGVEKLRIEHQSITTPSKKKIEISTIASNYHLEVNPSDAGNNDRVVIQELLKTVAQSQQLETSTQRDFKVVLLTEVDKLTKDAQHALRRTMEKYMATCRLILCCNSMSKIIGPIQSRCLAVRVPAPSIEDICHVLSSVCKKEGLTLPQELAQRIAEKSGRNLRKALLMCESCRVQQYPFTADQDIPEMDWEVYLRETANAIVGQQTPQRLLEVRGRLYELLTHCIPPEIIMKGLLTELLNNCDGQLKGEVAQMAAFYEHRLQLGSKAIYHLEAFVAKFMAIYKKFMEDGLDDMMF; encoded by the exons GTTCAATGTGGTGACTTTCCTCATCTGTTGGTGTATGGACCatcaggagctggaaaaaagacaagaataATGTGTTTGTTAAGGGAATTATATGGTGCAGGAGTGGAAAAACTGAGGATTGAGCATCAGAGTATAACg ACACCTTCTAAGAAGAAGATTGAAATTAGCACCATTGCGAGTAATTATCACCTTGAAGTTAACCCAAG TGACGCGGGAAACAATGACCGTGTGGTAATTCAGGAGCTCTTGAAGACAGTGGCACAGTCCCAACAGCTTGAGACAAGTACTCAACGGGATTTTAAAG TGGTGCTGTTAACAGAAGTTGACAAACTCACTAAAGATGCTCAGCATGCTTTGCGAAGAACAATGGAGAAGTACATGGCGACCTGCAGGTTGATCCTGTGCTGCAACTCAATGTCAAAAATTATAGGGCCCATTCAAAGCAGATGCCTGGCTGTACGAGTGCCTGCTCCCAGCATTGAAGAT ATCTGCCATGTCTTGTCCAGTGTGTGTAAGAAAGAAGGCCTGACTCTTCCTCAGGAGCTGGCTCAAAGGATTGCAGAGAAATCTGGCAGGAACCTTCGGAAAGCACTGCTTATGTGTGAATCCTGCAGAGTACAACA GTATCCTTTTACTGCTGATCAAGACATTCCTGAGATGGACTGGGAAGTTTATTTGAGAGAAACTGCAAATGCTATTGTTGGTCAACAGACACCACAAAG GCTTTTAGAAGTCCGTGGACGGCTTTATGAACTCCTGACACACTGCATCCCTCCTGAGATTATAATGAAG gGTCTCCTGACAGAACTTCTAAATAATTGTGATGGACAACTGAAAGGAGAAGTTGCACAGATGGCAGCCTTCTATGAACACCGCTTGCAACTGGGCAGCAAAGCCATTTATCATCTGGAAGCATTTGTTGCAAAGTTTATGGCAATTTACAAGAAGTTCATGGAGGATGGGCTAGATGACATGATGTTCTAA